A genome region from Anopheles stephensi strain Indian chromosome 2, UCI_ANSTEP_V1.0, whole genome shotgun sequence includes the following:
- the LOC118506524 gene encoding galactosylgalactosylxylosylprotein 3-beta-glucuronosyltransferase P, whose amino-acid sequence MQIHYRLVKEQESYSRRLTGPLPFASMLRSYKLYLMLLISSIFFIVCQNQGSITSLVSNVAAAPSASAADDPLGVPDVVAAPLQALGVGNDGIELLYGGDSEPSLGAEKIRSRSLNFKDMPLKLNDRSSSTSAATSSSAATTTTTTTSTVRKTPTTTTTKALSTTTSGNGILKSSDSGSLGRVTDVPYRFPVDTKLLPPLYIITPTYRRPEQIPELTRLGYTLKHVQNVLWIVVEDSENRTASVARLLEEIGVPFVQLAAPMPAQYRKQKVKPRGVSNRNRALQWIRANATEGTLYFADDDNTYNLKLFEQLRHVRKVAMFPVGLISKYQVSSPIVKNGTITGFYDGWLGGRKYPLDMAGFAVSVKFLHSRPKAQMPFKPGYEEDGFLRSLEPLDLKEVELLASNCTEILTWHTQARKNPPAPALDRKKYGGTNLVQLTSWLV is encoded by the exons ATGCAGATACATTACCGCCTGGTAAAGGAACAGGAATCATACAGTCGACGGCTTACGGGTCCGCTACCGTTCGCAAGCATGCTCCGATCGTACAAACTGTACCTGATGCTGCTCATTAGCTCGATCTTCTTTATCGTGTGCCAGAACCAGGGATCGATCACCAGTCTCGTGAGCAATGTGGCGGCCGCTCCATCGGCATCCGCAGCCGATGATCCACTGGGCGTGCCGGATGTCGTTGCGGCACCACTGCAGGCGCTCGGTGTGGGTAACGATGGCATTGAGCTGCTGTACGGTGGAGACTCGGAACCATCGCTCGGTGCGGAAAAGATCCGCTCGCGAAGCCTTAACTTCAAGGATATGCCACTGAAGCTGAACGATCGTTCGTCGTCTACATCGGCCGCTACCAGTAGTTCGGCGGCGACGACCACCACTACCACGACCAGTACGGTCAGGAAGACACCGACAACGACCACTACCAAAGCGTTATCGACAACGACGAGTGGCAATGGAATATTGAAGTCCTCCGATAGTGGATCGTTGGGTAGAGTTACTGAT GTGCCGTATCGATTTCCGGTGGACACGAAGCTACTCCCGCCGCTGTACATCATCACGCCGACATACCGACGGCCCGAGCAGATACCGGAGCTTACCCGGCTCGGTTACACGCTGAAACACGTGCAGAACGTACTGTGGATTGTGGTCGAGGACTCGGAGAATCGGACCGCCAGTGTCGCCCGGCTGCTGGAGGAAATCGGTGTACCGTTTGTGCAGCTGGCCG CTCCGATGCCGGCCCAGTACCGCAAGCAAAAGGTTAAACCACGCGGTGTGTCCAATCGTAACCGAGCACTACAGTGGATACGGGCGAACGCCACGGAAGGAACGCTGTACTTCGCCGACGACGACAACACGTACAATCTGAAGTTGTTTGAGCAG TTGCGTCACGTGCGCAAGGTAGCCATGTTCCCGGTAGGACTAATCTCCAAGTACCAGGTCAGCTCACCGATTGTGAAGAACGGTACGATAACGGGTTTCTACGATGGTTGGCTCGGCGGACGGAAGTATCCGCTGGATATGGCCGGATTTGCTGTATCGGTCAAGTTTCTACACTCACGGCCCAAGGCCCAGATGCCCTTTAAGCCCGGGTACGAAGAGGACGGGTTCCTGCGCAGCCTGGAACCGCTCGATCTGAAGGAGGTGGAGCTGTTGGCCTCCAACTGTACGGAG ATCCTGACATGGCACACACAGGCAAGGAAAAATCCACCCGCCCCAGCACTGGACCGGAAGAAGTACGGTGGCACAAACCTGGTACAGCTGACTAGTTGGCTCGTGTAG